The Methylophilus sp. TWE2 region AGACAAGTTACTCATATTTACTGCGGCGTTGTTAGCTGAAAGGCGCAAGGCGCGTGGTTTAAAGCTGAATTACCCGGAAGCCGTGGCGTTTATTTCTGCAGCCATTATGGAGGGGGCACGTGACGGTAAAACCGTGGCCGAACTCATGAGCTACGGCACCACGCTGCTGAACCGCGATGAGGTGATGGAAGGCGTGCCGGAAATGATCCCAGACATACAAATCGAAGCGACCTTCCCCGACGGGACCAAGTTAGTCACCGTCCACCACCCAATCCCATAGGAGCATACTGATGCAGACGCAGATGGCGGTGTTGCACAACCTTGCCGTAC contains the following coding sequences:
- the ureA gene encoding urease subunit gamma, producing the protein MELTPREKDKLLIFTAALLAERRKARGLKLNYPEAVAFISAAIMEGARDGKTVAELMSYGTTLLNRDEVMEGVPEMIPDIQIEATFPDGTKLVTVHHPIP